One Xyrauchen texanus isolate HMW12.3.18 chromosome 46, RBS_HiC_50CHRs, whole genome shotgun sequence DNA segment encodes these proteins:
- the LOC127638155 gene encoding vesicle transport protein GOT1B-like: protein MISLTDSQKIGMGLTGFGVFFLFFGMMLFFDKVLLAIGNILFVAGLSFVIGLERTFRFFFQRHKIKATGFFLGGIFVVLIGWPIIGVVLEIYGFFLLFRGFFPVAVGFIRRVPILGSLLNLPGISGLVDKVGESNSMV, encoded by the exons ATGATTTCATTAACGGATTCACAGA AGATCGGGATGGGGTTGACGGGGTTCGGtgtgtttttcctcttttttggAATGATGTTGTTCTTCGATAAAGTGCTCTTGGCTATTGGAAAT atcTTGTTTGTTGCGGGTCTCTCTTTTGTTATTGGACTGGAACGTACGTTTAGGTTCTTCTTCCAGCGGCATAAAATTAAAGCTACTGGTTTCTTTCTGGGGGGTATTTTCGTGGTGCTCATTGGCTGGCCGATCATAGGTGTTGTTCTGGAAATCTATGGATTTTTCCTTCTATTCAG GGGCTTTTTTCCAGTGGCGGTGGGCTTCATTAGACGGGTTCCCATTCTTGGATCTTTACTCAATCTTCCTGGTATCAGTGGG ttAGTGGATAAAGTCGGCGAGAGCAACTCAATGGTATAA